The following coding sequences lie in one Pseudomonas monsensis genomic window:
- a CDS encoding DUF4224 domain-containing protein: MTIQFLSHEEVCELTGARTKAGQILNLKKNGVRHTIKMNGWPSVTAMAVTAVGTFESEKPVWKSRKAS, from the coding sequence ATGACCATCCAGTTTCTATCTCACGAGGAGGTTTGCGAGCTCACCGGCGCGCGGACCAAGGCAGGACAGATCCTCAACCTTAAAAAGAATGGCGTTCGCCATACGATTAAAATGAACGGCTGGCCAAGTGTCACCGCGATGGCCGTCACCGCCGTCGGCACGTTTGAATCTGAAAAGCCAGTATGGAAATCACGTAAGGCTAGCTGA